In Thermomonas carbonis, a single genomic region encodes these proteins:
- the rpmB gene encoding 50S ribosomal protein L28 → MSKVCQVTGKRTISGNNVSHSNRKTRRRFMPNLHERRFWVASENRWVKLRVSAAALRTIDKNGIDAILADLRKQGEKV, encoded by the coding sequence GTGTCCAAAGTCTGCCAAGTTACCGGCAAGCGCACGATCTCCGGCAACAACGTCTCGCACTCCAACCGCAAGACCCGTCGCCGTTTCATGCCCAACCTCCACGAGCGCCGCTTCTGGGTCGCTTCGGAAAACCGTTGGGTCAAGCTCCGCGTTTCGGCTGCGGCCCTGCGCACCATCGACAAGAACGGCATCGATGCCATCCTGGCCGACCTGCGCAAGCAGGGCGAGAAGGTCTGA
- the rpmG gene encoding 50S ribosomal protein L33: protein MMATKRDKIRLISSAGTGHFYTTDKNKKNTPAKMEVSKYDPVVRKHVMYKEGKIK from the coding sequence ATCATGGCTACCAAGCGCGACAAGATCCGCCTCATCTCTTCGGCCGGCACCGGCCACTTCTACACCACCGACAAGAACAAGAAGAACACGCCGGCGAAGATGGAGGTCAGCAAGTACGACCCCGTCGTCCGCAAGCACGTGATGTACAAGGAAGGCAAGATCAAGTGA
- a CDS encoding slipin family protein: protein MFWTKRVVIGDGERGLVYRNRQFERVLFPGVYRMFDPLKRVEVRTFNIAAPEYAGHDVDALIARLGERLHETFVLADIGAEDVGLVSKNGKLEDVLAPGSRRLYWRGLVKVEVERVSLADGLAVRSDVANRLRQLGTLGKLAVVAEVPAESAGLVFIDGRLVQVLEAGSHAFWNFRKNVAVDVIELRVQSLEVSGQELLTRDKVSLRVNLAASIRVTDPVAARTKVAKFGDYVYRELQFGLRKAIAAKTLDELLGDKASLDADIFGYVRGRVGELGIEVLGVGVKDVILPGEMKDILNGVVQAEKLAQANVIRRREEANATRSLLNTARLIEESPVLMRLKELEALEKVTEKIGNLTVFGGLDGVMKQLVSLK, encoded by the coding sequence ATGTTCTGGACCAAGAGGGTCGTGATCGGCGACGGCGAGCGCGGCCTGGTGTATCGGAACCGTCAATTCGAGCGCGTGTTGTTCCCGGGCGTGTACCGCATGTTCGATCCGCTGAAGCGCGTCGAGGTGCGCACGTTCAACATCGCCGCGCCGGAGTACGCCGGCCACGACGTGGATGCGCTGATCGCGCGTCTCGGCGAGCGGTTGCACGAGACGTTCGTGCTCGCCGACATCGGTGCGGAGGACGTCGGCCTGGTGTCGAAGAACGGCAAGCTCGAGGACGTGCTGGCACCGGGGTCGCGCAGGCTGTACTGGCGTGGCCTGGTGAAGGTCGAGGTGGAGCGCGTGTCGCTGGCCGATGGCCTGGCCGTGCGCAGCGATGTCGCCAACCGCCTGCGCCAGCTCGGCACGCTGGGCAAGCTCGCGGTCGTCGCCGAGGTGCCAGCGGAGTCCGCGGGCCTGGTGTTCATCGACGGCAGGCTGGTGCAGGTGCTGGAGGCGGGCAGCCACGCGTTCTGGAATTTCCGCAAGAACGTGGCGGTCGACGTGATCGAGTTGCGCGTGCAGTCGCTGGAGGTCTCGGGCCAGGAATTGCTGACCCGCGACAAGGTCAGCCTGCGCGTCAACCTGGCCGCAAGCATCCGCGTCACCGACCCGGTGGCCGCGCGTACCAAGGTCGCGAAGTTCGGCGACTACGTGTACCGCGAGCTGCAGTTCGGCCTGCGCAAGGCGATCGCCGCCAAGACGCTGGACGAGTTGCTCGGCGACAAGGCATCGCTCGACGCCGACATCTTCGGCTACGTGCGCGGCCGCGTCGGCGAACTCGGCATCGAGGTGCTCGGCGTGGGCGTGAAGGACGTGATCCTGCCGGGCGAGATGAAGGACATCCTCAACGGCGTGGTGCAGGCAGAGAAGTTGGCGCAGGCCAACGTGATCCGTCGGCGCGAGGAGGCGAACGCGACGCGTTCCCTGCTCAACACCGCCAGGCTGATCGAGGAGAGCCCGGTGCTGATGCGCCTCAAGGAACTGGAGGCGCTGGAGAAGGTGACCGAGAAGATCGGCAACCTGACCGTGTTCGGCGGCCTGGACGGCGTCATGAAGCAGTTGGTGAGCCTGAAGTAG
- a CDS encoding RtcB family protein, which yields MSNQFELLHAEGSATPIKGWVRGVPLEPQAHEQLRNIASIPFVGPWVAVMPDVHLGKGATVGSVIPTRGAIIPAAVGVDIGCGMAAVRTTLRASDLPDDLGPLRNSIERSVPVGNGRGGEHWKLPDSIQTRVAESGLVARLDAIKQKHRKIRTDKLDRQIGTLGGGNHFIELCLDESDAVWVMLHSGSRGTGNLIGSYFIERAREELGKRVLGFHVPDKDLAFFMQGEPLFDDYVEAVSWAQDYARENREAMMARVLHEMRHRLPKFQLEKMAVNCHHNYVQQETHAGVELLVTRKGAVSARAGELGIIPGSMGAKSFIVRGLGNPDSFHSCSHGAGRVMSRTRARQQITLAQHREATAHVECRKDAGVIDESPAAYKDIDAVMAAQSDLVEIVHTLRQVVCIKG from the coding sequence ATGAGCAACCAATTCGAACTGCTGCACGCCGAGGGCAGCGCCACCCCGATCAAGGGCTGGGTGCGCGGCGTGCCGCTGGAACCGCAGGCGCACGAGCAGTTGCGCAACATCGCATCGATCCCGTTCGTGGGACCGTGGGTCGCGGTGATGCCGGACGTGCACCTGGGCAAGGGCGCGACCGTGGGTTCGGTGATCCCGACCCGCGGCGCGATCATCCCGGCTGCGGTCGGCGTGGACATCGGCTGCGGCATGGCCGCGGTGCGCACCACCCTGCGCGCCAGCGACTTGCCCGACGACCTCGGCCCGTTGCGCAACTCCATCGAGCGCAGCGTGCCGGTCGGGAACGGCCGCGGCGGCGAGCACTGGAAGTTGCCGGACAGCATCCAGACCCGCGTCGCCGAATCGGGACTGGTCGCGCGGCTGGACGCGATCAAGCAGAAGCACCGAAAGATCCGCACCGACAAGCTCGACCGGCAGATCGGCACACTCGGCGGCGGCAACCACTTCATCGAGCTCTGCCTCGACGAAAGCGATGCGGTGTGGGTGATGCTGCACAGCGGGTCGCGTGGCACCGGCAACCTGATCGGCAGCTACTTCATCGAGCGTGCGCGCGAGGAGCTGGGCAAGCGCGTGCTCGGTTTCCACGTGCCGGACAAGGACCTGGCCTTCTTCATGCAGGGCGAGCCGTTGTTCGACGACTACGTGGAAGCGGTGTCGTGGGCGCAGGACTACGCGCGCGAGAACCGCGAGGCGATGATGGCGCGGGTGCTGCACGAGATGCGCCATCGCCTGCCGAAGTTCCAGTTGGAGAAGATGGCGGTGAACTGCCACCACAACTACGTGCAGCAGGAGACGCACGCTGGCGTCGAATTGCTGGTGACGCGAAAGGGTGCGGTGAGCGCGCGTGCGGGCGAGCTCGGGATCATCCCGGGCAGCATGGGCGCGAAGAGCTTCATCGTGCGCGGCCTCGGCAACCCGGACAGCTTCCACAGCTGCAGCCATGGTGCCGGCCGGGTGATGAGCCGCACAAGGGCACGCCAGCAGATCACCCTGGCGCAGCATCGAGAGGCCACCGCCCACGTCGAGTGCCGCAAGGATGCCGGGGTGATCGACGAGTCGCCGGCCGCGTACAAGGACATCGACGCGGTGATGGCGGCGCAGTCCGACCTGGTCGAGATCGTGCACACGCTGCGGCAGGTGGTTTGTATTAAAGGCTGA
- a CDS encoding hybrid sensor histidine kinase/response regulator, protein MMPGWLLLLVALAYVGLLFTVAWLGERHPGLAQGPRLRPAVYALALAVYCSSWTFYGAVGTAARTGLGFLPIYLGPILLLLFGWRLLERLVLASGKHRIVSIADFLSSRYGRARGLAAVVAVLAVIAAIPYFALQFKAVGMSVGVLSGRPLAAQWYADPALYVALMLAVFAILFGTRRIDATEHHRGMVLAIALESLVKLVAFVAIGVFALWYLPGEGSIAARVMGSAQAFASPQLPAGFLAQTLLAFTAIICLPRQFHVAVVECQDPADLRPARWMFIGYLALISVLVLPIALAGQAMPGADPMAADSYVLALPLAHGHEWLALAAYIGGLSAATGMVIVASVALSTMVSNDLVVPLLLRRGFLHHGTDIEQRVLLIRRIAIIVLALLAFAYHRHALGQQVLAQHGLLAFAAVVQFAPALIGGLYWRGASRAGAYAGVLTGAVLWVWCLLLPALLQTEGPPPAWMLEGPLGQRWLRPESLFGLSGWDPLTHGVFWSLLGNVAAFVFMSMRHRPLLQDQLAAADYLDPYAHRPMLAPGGWAGKVRSSELLTLAERILGEQHARRAFQDYTSQQQHPWDPQQPADRALVQFSERLLASALGAASARSALTSVLRGSGMELGEVVSLLDETSHALRFNREILTTTLENIPHGVSVVDSDMRLVAWNGRYQQLFDYPDGMLYVGRPVADLLRWNAERGEMGAGDIDAHVDRRLEHLRAGLPHVFERVRANGQVIELLGRALPGGGYVTSYSDITDYKRVERELREINETLEQRVELRTREAEAAQQSKTRFLAAISHDVLQPLHAARLFTSAMHEGGDAEEQARLASRVDASLRAAEELLDGLLDVSRLDAGVLQPQWTDFDAAELLRELQAQYAPTAAQRGLALRIHAPDVMPVRSDRRLLRRALQNFIGNALRYAQSGGVLLAARRRGDGISLEVWDTGPGIPANHLEQIFEEFHRYDQPGERGERGLGLGLSICQRISAVLDHPLHVRSTVGRGSVFGIRVPRASAPLRHDTSPRASMETHDAALHGLRVLCVDNDPEILAGMRALLGRWGVEVTCASTVDDALLLTSERPDVLLVDYHLHDRLDGLDTLDALRAACGEVRGALLTADGSDALKRNARLRGYRVLTKPIKPASLRAFLASVRT, encoded by the coding sequence ATGATGCCCGGCTGGCTCCTGCTGCTGGTGGCGCTGGCCTACGTGGGCCTGCTGTTCACCGTGGCCTGGCTGGGCGAACGCCATCCGGGACTCGCGCAGGGGCCGCGCCTGCGGCCGGCGGTGTATGCGCTGGCGCTCGCGGTGTATTGCTCGTCGTGGACGTTCTACGGTGCGGTCGGCACCGCCGCGCGCACCGGCCTGGGCTTCCTGCCGATCTACCTGGGACCGATCCTGTTGCTGCTGTTCGGTTGGCGGCTGCTGGAGCGATTGGTGCTGGCCTCGGGCAAGCATCGCATCGTTTCCATCGCCGATTTCCTGTCGTCGCGCTACGGTCGTGCACGCGGCCTCGCTGCGGTGGTGGCGGTCCTCGCGGTGATCGCTGCGATCCCGTATTTCGCGCTGCAGTTCAAGGCCGTGGGCATGAGCGTGGGCGTGCTCAGCGGGCGACCGCTCGCTGCCCAGTGGTACGCCGATCCGGCGCTGTACGTGGCGCTGATGCTGGCGGTGTTCGCGATCCTGTTCGGCACGCGCCGCATCGATGCCACCGAACATCATCGCGGCATGGTCCTGGCGATCGCGCTGGAGTCGCTGGTCAAGCTGGTGGCGTTCGTGGCGATCGGCGTGTTCGCGCTGTGGTACCTGCCCGGTGAGGGCAGCATCGCAGCGCGGGTGATGGGCAGCGCGCAAGCGTTCGCAAGCCCGCAACTGCCAGCGGGTTTCCTGGCGCAAACGCTGCTCGCATTCACCGCGATCATCTGCCTGCCGCGGCAATTCCACGTCGCGGTGGTCGAATGCCAGGATCCGGCCGACCTGCGACCGGCGCGCTGGATGTTCATCGGCTACCTCGCGTTGATCAGCGTGCTGGTGTTGCCGATCGCATTGGCGGGACAGGCGATGCCCGGTGCGGACCCGATGGCAGCCGACAGTTACGTGCTCGCATTGCCGCTCGCGCATGGCCACGAATGGTTGGCGCTGGCCGCCTACATCGGCGGCTTGTCGGCGGCCACCGGCATGGTGATCGTGGCCAGCGTGGCGCTGTCGACGATGGTCAGCAACGACCTCGTCGTGCCGCTGCTGCTGCGTCGCGGCTTCCTGCATCACGGCACCGATATCGAACAGCGGGTGCTGCTGATCCGCCGCATCGCGATCATCGTGCTCGCACTGCTGGCATTCGCGTATCACCGCCACGCACTCGGCCAGCAGGTGCTTGCGCAACACGGCCTGCTCGCTTTCGCCGCGGTCGTGCAATTCGCGCCGGCACTGATCGGCGGCCTGTACTGGCGCGGTGCCAGCCGCGCGGGCGCGTACGCCGGCGTGCTCACCGGCGCGGTGTTGTGGGTCTGGTGCCTGCTGCTGCCGGCGTTGCTGCAGACGGAGGGACCGCCACCCGCGTGGATGCTGGAAGGCCCGCTCGGCCAGCGCTGGTTGCGGCCGGAATCGCTGTTCGGATTGAGCGGCTGGGATCCGCTGACGCATGGCGTGTTCTGGTCGCTGCTCGGCAACGTCGCGGCGTTCGTGTTCATGTCGATGCGGCATCGGCCGCTACTGCAGGATCAGCTTGCCGCCGCCGATTATCTCGATCCATACGCACACCGACCGATGCTGGCGCCCGGCGGCTGGGCCGGCAAGGTGCGCAGCAGCGAACTGCTCACGCTGGCCGAACGCATCCTCGGCGAACAGCACGCGCGCCGTGCGTTCCAGGACTACACCTCGCAACAGCAACATCCCTGGGATCCGCAGCAACCTGCCGACCGCGCACTCGTGCAATTCAGCGAGCGCCTGTTGGCCTCGGCGCTCGGCGCCGCCTCGGCGCGCAGCGCATTGACCTCGGTGCTGCGCGGCTCCGGCATGGAGCTCGGCGAAGTGGTCAGCCTGCTCGACGAAACCAGCCACGCGCTGCGCTTCAACCGCGAGATCCTCACCACCACGCTGGAGAACATCCCGCATGGCGTCAGCGTGGTGGATAGCGACATGCGACTGGTCGCGTGGAATGGCCGTTACCAGCAGTTGTTCGATTATCCGGACGGCATGCTCTACGTCGGCCGCCCGGTCGCGGACCTGCTGCGCTGGAATGCCGAACGCGGCGAGATGGGCGCGGGCGACATCGATGCGCACGTCGATCGTCGCCTGGAGCATCTGCGTGCGGGCCTGCCGCATGTGTTCGAGCGCGTTCGCGCGAATGGCCAGGTGATCGAACTGTTGGGTCGCGCCCTGCCCGGCGGCGGCTACGTCACCAGCTACAGCGACATCACCGACTACAAGCGCGTCGAGCGCGAACTGCGCGAGATCAACGAGACGCTGGAGCAACGCGTCGAACTGCGCACCCGCGAGGCCGAGGCCGCGCAGCAGAGCAAGACGCGCTTCCTGGCCGCGATCAGCCATGACGTGCTGCAGCCGCTGCATGCGGCGCGCCTGTTCACTTCGGCGATGCACGAAGGCGGCGACGCGGAGGAACAAGCGCGGCTGGCCTCGCGCGTGGATGCGTCGCTGCGCGCCGCCGAGGAATTGCTGGACGGCTTGCTGGATGTGTCGCGGCTCGATGCCGGCGTGCTGCAGCCGCAATGGACGGACTTCGACGCCGCCGAACTGCTGCGCGAACTGCAGGCGCAATACGCGCCCACCGCTGCGCAACGCGGGCTGGCGTTGCGCATCCACGCACCCGATGTCATGCCGGTGCGCAGCGATCGCCGCCTGCTGCGACGTGCGTTGCAGAACTTCATCGGCAACGCGCTGCGCTACGCACAAAGCGGCGGCGTGCTGCTGGCGGCACGGCGGCGCGGCGATGGCATTTCTCTGGAAGTCTGGGACACCGGCCCCGGCATCCCCGCCAATCACCTGGAACAGATCTTCGAGGAGTTCCATCGCTACGACCAACCCGGAGAGCGCGGCGAACGCGGCCTGGGCCTGGGCCTGTCGATCTGCCAGCGCATCTCCGCCGTGCTGGACCATCCGTTGCACGTGCGCTCCACCGTGGGCCGCGGCAGCGTGTTCGGCATCCGCGTGCCGCGTGCCAGCGCACCGCTGCGACACGACACCTCACCGCGCGCGTCGATGGAAACGCACGACGCCGCCCTGCACGGCCTGCGCGTGCTGTGCGTGGACAACGATCCGGAAATCCTGGCGGGCATGCGCGCGCTGCTCGGTCGCTGGGGCGTGGAGGTCACCTGCGCGTCGACAGTCGACGATGCGCTGTTGCTCACCAGCGAGCGCCCCGACGTGCTGCTGGTCGATTACCACCTTCACGACCGCCTCGACGGACTCGACACGCTGGATGCGTTGCGTGCCGCCTGCGGCGAGGTGCGCGGTGCGTTGCTCACCGCGGATGGCAGCGATGCGCTCAAGCGCAACGCGCGCTTGCGTGGTTATCGCGTACTGACGAAGCCGATCAAGCCGGCGTCGCTGCGGGCGTTTTTGGCGTCGGTGCGGACCTGA